The proteins below come from a single bacterium genomic window:
- the tgt gene encoding tRNA guanosine(34) transglycosylase Tgt: protein MTKRDRATSARLGMLELAHGTVHTPCFMPVGTQGTVKCMTPEEMKEVGAEIVLGNTYHLWLRPGLEVMEHAGGLHRFMNWDGPILTDSGGYQVFSLADLRKISPEEGVVFRDHISGDLRSLTPELSVEIQRILGSDIMMALDECPPYPSEHEYACASLDMTIEWALRCRRAHPDDGQVLFGIIQGGVFEDLRRRSVEEMEGIGFCGYGIGGLSVGEPKPLMYELAELTAALLPGEKPRYLMGSGTPDDIVVQLAFGVDMFDCTVPTRYGRNGTVFTRRGKVVVRNARYRDDHRPIEENCGCYVCRNYTRAYLRHLFNAGEVLGARLGTWHNLHFYLEMMRDARRAVAEEKFGAFRDRFLEEFESGETQ from the coding sequence GTGACAAAACGGGACCGGGCGACGTCGGCGCGCCTGGGAATGCTGGAACTGGCTCACGGGACGGTCCACACCCCGTGTTTCATGCCGGTGGGCACTCAGGGGACGGTCAAGTGCATGACTCCGGAAGAAATGAAGGAGGTGGGGGCCGAGATCGTCCTCGGCAACACCTACCATCTCTGGCTCCGTCCCGGGCTCGAGGTCATGGAACACGCGGGCGGACTCCATCGGTTTATGAACTGGGACGGGCCCATTCTCACCGATTCCGGCGGATACCAGGTTTTCAGCCTGGCGGATCTTCGGAAGATTTCTCCCGAAGAGGGAGTCGTCTTCCGGGACCATATTTCCGGCGACCTCCGGAGCCTCACCCCCGAGCTCTCAGTGGAAATCCAGCGGATTTTGGGTTCGGATATCATGATGGCTCTGGATGAATGCCCCCCCTATCCCAGCGAACATGAATATGCTTGCGCCTCCCTGGACATGACCATAGAATGGGCGCTCCGCTGTCGCCGGGCCCACCCCGACGACGGTCAAGTGCTCTTTGGAATCATTCAGGGCGGCGTATTCGAGGATCTCAGGCGCCGGAGCGTGGAGGAGATGGAGGGGATCGGTTTCTGCGGCTACGGGATCGGGGGGTTGAGCGTGGGAGAACCGAAACCGCTGATGTACGAACTGGCCGAACTTACCGCGGCGTTGCTGCCCGGGGAGAAGCCCCGCTACCTCATGGGTTCGGGAACGCCGGACGATATCGTGGTTCAGCTGGCTTTCGGAGTGGACATGTTCGACTGCACCGTGCCCACGCGCTACGGCCGCAACGGCACCGTCTTCACCCGGAGAGGAAAGGTGGTGGTCAGAAATGCGCGCTACCGCGACGATCACCGCCCGATCGAAGAGAACTGCGGCTGTTACGTCTGCCGCAACTACACCCGGGCCTACCTCCGTCATCTTTTCAATGCCGGAGAGGTGCTGGGGGCACGTCTGGGCACATGGCATAATCTCCATTTTTACCTGGAAATGATGCGCGACGCGCGCCGGGCCGTGGCGGAAGAGAAATTCGGCGCGTTTCGCGACCGGTTTCTGGAAGAATTCGAATCCGGGGAAACGCAATAG
- the yajC gene encoding preprotein translocase subunit YajC, translating to MKYIPMAMSAPPGGGQGGGGMGCAPAGGEGGKGSGLMGFLPIVLIFALLYFLMIRPQQKRQKDHQKLVSGLEKGDKVVTAGGIHGVVTGVKEQTVTVKIAENVKIEVSRSSISRVVEKTSES from the coding sequence ATGAAATACATACCGATGGCGATGTCGGCCCCTCCGGGAGGAGGGCAGGGCGGCGGAGGGATGGGGTGCGCCCCTGCGGGCGGCGAAGGGGGCAAGGGCAGCGGGTTGATGGGTTTCCTTCCCATCGTTCTCATTTTCGCACTGCTCTATTTTCTGATGATTCGTCCCCAGCAGAAGCGGCAGAAGGATCATCAGAAGCTGGTCTCCGGTTTGGAGAAGGGGGATAAAGTAGTGACCGCCGGCGGGATCCACGGAGTGGTCACCGGGGTCAAGGAACAGACCGTAACCGTCAAAATCGCCGAAAACGTGAAGATCGAGGTCAGCCGGTCCAGCATCAGCCGGGTGGTTGAAAAGACTTCCGAGAGTTGA